A window of Tautonia plasticadhaerens contains these coding sequences:
- a CDS encoding alpha/beta hydrolase, giving the protein MTSLAAILLPLLLAVPALADEEVRVEQDIAYSDAGGEGGSTRLDVYAPADGEDHPVVLWVHGGAWRIGDKAHLQRKPEAFTSRGYVLVSVNYRLLPGVTYREQAGDLAAAIRWIGEHAGDHGGSPDRIALIGHSAGAHLAALVATDHRYLEAEGLDLGALSGVVLLDGAGYDIPRQVREARVPRMKDLYEGVFTEDEETQRDASPITHIAEGKGIPPFLILHVAGRRDSQAQSEGLAARLVDAGVEAKVIPAQGKTHATINRELGIPGDEPTSVVFGFLGAHRSSGR; this is encoded by the coding sequence ATGACCAGCCTCGCTGCAATCCTCCTGCCCTTGCTTCTTGCCGTGCCCGCCCTCGCAGATGAGGAGGTACGGGTCGAGCAAGACATCGCCTACTCCGACGCCGGGGGCGAGGGCGGCTCGACCAGGCTCGACGTGTATGCCCCCGCCGACGGCGAGGACCATCCTGTCGTCCTCTGGGTCCACGGCGGCGCCTGGAGGATCGGCGACAAGGCGCACCTCCAGCGCAAGCCCGAGGCGTTCACGAGCCGGGGCTATGTGCTCGTCAGCGTCAACTACCGGCTCCTGCCCGGCGTGACCTACAGGGAGCAGGCGGGCGACCTGGCCGCTGCGATCCGCTGGATCGGGGAGCATGCCGGGGACCACGGCGGCTCGCCCGACCGCATCGCCCTGATCGGGCACAGCGCCGGTGCCCACCTCGCCGCCCTGGTCGCCACCGACCACCGCTACCTGGAGGCCGAGGGGCTGGACCTCGGCGCCCTGTCCGGGGTGGTCCTGCTGGATGGTGCCGGCTACGACATCCCCCGGCAGGTGCGGGAAGCTCGGGTGCCCCGGATGAAGGACCTGTACGAGGGCGTCTTCACCGAGGACGAGGAGACGCAGCGGGACGCCTCGCCGATCACGCACATCGCCGAAGGGAAGGGCATCCCCCCGTTCCTGATCCTGCACGTCGCCGGCCGGCGGGATTCGCAGGCGCAGTCCGAGGGGCTGGCGGCGAGGCTGGTGGATGCCGGGGTCGAGGCGAAGGTCATACCCGCCCAGGGGAAGACCCACGCCACGATCAACCGGGAGTTGGGCATTCCGGGGGACGAGCCGACGAGCGTCGTCTTCGGGTTCCTGGGGGCACACCGCTCGTCGGGGCGATGA
- a CDS encoding alpha/beta hydrolase family protein has protein sequence MFQKFLDAGIAVAGIDVGESFGSPEGRATYTAFYEELVRGRGLSPRPCLLARSRGGLMLYNWAVEHPESVACIAGIYPVCDLRSYPGVERASTAYGLTPDGLAEALARHNPVDRVEPLAKAGVPVFHLHGDADAVVPLESNSGELARRYRRFGGEMTLLVVEGGGHTMWPGWFRSRELVEFVIAHAGGGRS, from the coding sequence ATGTTCCAAAAGTTCCTGGATGCCGGGATCGCCGTCGCCGGGATCGACGTGGGCGAGTCGTTCGGGAGCCCGGAGGGGCGGGCGACCTATACCGCCTTCTACGAGGAGCTTGTCCGGGGGCGGGGGCTCTCGCCGAGGCCCTGCCTGCTGGCCAGGAGCCGGGGCGGGCTGATGCTCTACAACTGGGCGGTCGAGCACCCGGAGTCGGTGGCGTGCATCGCCGGCATCTACCCGGTCTGCGACCTCCGAAGCTACCCCGGCGTCGAGCGGGCGTCCACGGCCTACGGCCTGACGCCGGATGGGCTGGCCGAAGCCCTGGCCCGGCACAACCCCGTCGATCGGGTCGAGCCCCTGGCGAAGGCGGGCGTCCCGGTGTTCCACCTCCACGGGGACGCCGATGCGGTCGTGCCCCTGGAGTCGAACTCCGGCGAACTGGCCCGGCGCTACCGACGGTTCGGGGGCGAGATGACGCTCCTGGTCGTCGAAGGAGGGGGGCATACCATGTGGCCCGGCTGGTTCCGGAGCCGGGAACTCGTGGAGTTCGTCATCGCGCATGCGGGAGGTGGGCGGTCGTGA
- a CDS encoding YbhB/YbcL family Raf kinase inhibitor-like protein translates to MTHLGLIGITLALPSCGGRDEAEVAPPMEGTPMTIRLESSAFEEGADIPRRYTCDGEDISPPLSWSGVPDSARSLVLICDDPDAPRGTWTHWVLYDLPPGASGLPEGLPADEAVRFASGGSDHDARQGKNDFRKAGYGGPCPPSGTHRYFFRLYALDTTTGLGPGASRRPVEQAMQGHVLAQGQLMGRYTRGR, encoded by the coding sequence ATGACGCACCTCGGGCTGATCGGCATCACCTTGGCACTGCCCTCGTGCGGTGGCCGGGATGAGGCCGAGGTCGCACCGCCGATGGAGGGCACGCCCATGACGATCCGCCTGGAGAGTTCGGCCTTCGAGGAAGGCGCTGACATCCCCCGGAGATACACCTGCGACGGCGAGGACATCTCCCCGCCGCTGTCCTGGTCCGGCGTCCCCGACTCGGCCCGCTCGCTGGTGCTCATCTGCGACGACCCGGACGCCCCCAGGGGGACGTGGACCCACTGGGTCCTGTACGACCTCCCGCCCGGGGCCTCGGGGCTGCCCGAGGGCCTGCCGGCCGACGAGGCGGTCCGGTTCGCCTCGGGCGGGTCCGACCACGACGCCCGGCAGGGCAAGAACGATTTCCGCAAGGCCGGCTACGGGGGGCCCTGCCCGCCCTCGGGCACCCACCGCTATTTCTTCCGCCTCTACGCCCTCGACACGACGACGGGCCTGGGACCCGGGGCGAGCCGTCGGCCGGTGGAGCAGGCCATGCAGGGGCACGTCCTGGCGCAGGGGCAACTGATGGGGCGTTACACGAGGGGCAGGTAG
- a CDS encoding class I SAM-dependent methyltransferase: MSRERFDGMYQGQPPWDIPGPQPAFIELEQSGAIVGSVLDVGCGTGENALFLASRGHETWGIDVVPVALERARAKARERGLEARFEVADALHLEALGRRFDAVIDCGLFHTFDDDQRSALVEGLGHVLRPGGAYHLLCFSDREPPGEGPRRVTQQEIHDAFRDGWEVRSIREVRFQTVLGPDQPQFSPGGPVAWLATIVHEGDERQSETPGA, encoded by the coding sequence ATGAGCCGGGAACGCTTCGATGGGATGTACCAGGGGCAGCCGCCGTGGGACATCCCTGGCCCCCAGCCGGCCTTCATCGAACTGGAGCAGTCCGGCGCCATCGTCGGATCGGTCCTGGATGTCGGCTGCGGCACCGGCGAGAACGCCTTGTTTCTCGCCTCCCGGGGCCACGAGACCTGGGGGATCGACGTGGTGCCGGTGGCGCTCGAGCGGGCGCGGGCCAAGGCCCGGGAGCGGGGCCTGGAGGCTCGCTTCGAGGTCGCCGACGCCTTGCACCTGGAGGCTTTGGGACGGCGGTTCGATGCGGTGATCGACTGCGGTCTGTTCCACACCTTCGACGACGACCAGCGATCGGCCCTCGTCGAGGGCCTGGGCCATGTGCTGCGGCCCGGCGGGGCCTACCACTTGCTCTGCTTCAGCGACCGGGAGCCTCCCGGGGAGGGGCCGAGGCGGGTGACGCAGCAGGAAATCCACGACGCCTTCCGGGACGGCTGGGAGGTGCGGTCGATCCGAGAGGTTCGGTTCCAGACGGTCCTCGGCCCGGATCAGCCGCAGTTTAGCCCCGGCGGCCCGGTGGCATGGCTGGCGACGATCGTCCATGAGGGGGATGAGCGGCAGTCGGAGACACCCGGGGCATGA
- a CDS encoding metallophosphoesterase, whose protein sequence is MSDPTETARTIAIGDIHGCSLALDALIEAIRPAPEDTIVTLGDTINRGPDSRGFIERLIDLSRRCRLVPLLGNHDQMLLDVHAGKYPIFWLLDMGGTATLDSYGPGRELSLIPEGHIEFLEGCLDFYETDRLIFVHANYFPDIPMAEQHVGMLRWESLRDMTPGPHESGKVVIAGHTSQKGGEVLDLGHLKCIDTFCYGGGWLTALEVGTGEVWQADRGGGLRRR, encoded by the coding sequence ATGAGTGACCCGACGGAAACGGCCCGCACCATCGCCATCGGCGACATCCACGGCTGCTCGTTGGCCCTGGACGCCCTGATCGAGGCCATCCGGCCCGCCCCCGAGGACACGATCGTCACCCTGGGCGACACCATCAACCGGGGACCGGACAGCCGGGGTTTCATCGAGCGGCTGATCGACCTGAGCCGCCGCTGCCGGCTTGTCCCGCTGCTGGGCAACCACGACCAGATGCTCCTCGATGTCCACGCCGGGAAGTACCCGATCTTCTGGCTGCTCGACATGGGCGGCACCGCCACGCTGGACTCCTACGGCCCCGGTCGGGAGCTATCGCTCATCCCGGAGGGCCACATCGAGTTCCTGGAGGGCTGCCTCGACTTCTACGAGACTGACCGCCTCATCTTCGTCCACGCCAACTACTTCCCCGACATCCCGATGGCCGAGCAGCACGTCGGGATGCTGCGGTGGGAGTCGCTACGGGACATGACCCCGGGCCCCCACGAGTCGGGCAAGGTGGTCATCGCCGGGCACACGTCGCAGAAGGGCGGCGAGGTCCTGGACCTCGGCCACCTCAAGTGCATCGACACCTTCTGCTACGGGGGCGGGTGGCTGACGGCGCTGGAGGTGGGCACGGGCGAGGTCTGGCAGGCCGACCGGGGCGGCGGCCTCCGACGCCGATGA
- a CDS encoding IS701 family transposase has protein sequence MTDATLLWSIWQALLARFAWAFNRPGHRRFVEWVTGLALNVEEHTVTQSVLALDRPADWRAMERFAEYGAWDAGAVTRSLTRLVEQAPGRTWHGYHAPAVDDTKVHRSGKHVWGTCTFHEYTARCPNRAATVRAHNWVVLGALLDEPGRPAWFLPVSGRLYFRKSQLPARSGFVGPKVGFRTKCELAVELIREQARITGGRHLAVFDGGYALKSVIRPLVTPEGDSPRIEFLTRLRHDARLHAPPPTGRREGQRGPMPKWGKKLEPPRRGGRWSGPWHEGHALVYGRRRRVRWKEVVGRWRVAGHGVPIKAVVACVEGYKKRFALVTSAVELTGLQMVELFAARFRQEDGFRDLKQRLGWEQCRAWTRKPIERTSQAQWVTMSLLRLAQFRLEAAGEVGWWFRPPWNRKKDRPSVLDVERLLRRHGPEIRRLLSEWLGEGREDGSRRSCGGVGGVGG, from the coding sequence ATGACCGACGCTACGCTGCTCTGGTCGATCTGGCAAGCACTGCTCGCCCGCTTCGCCTGGGCCTTCAACCGGCCCGGACACCGCCGCTTCGTCGAGTGGGTCACCGGCCTGGCCCTCAACGTCGAGGAGCATACCGTCACGCAGTCGGTCCTGGCCCTCGACCGGCCGGCCGACTGGCGGGCGATGGAACGCTTCGCCGAGTACGGGGCCTGGGATGCCGGGGCCGTCACCCGCAGCCTGACCCGGCTCGTCGAGCAGGCCCCCGGCCGCACCTGGCACGGCTATCACGCCCCGGCGGTCGATGACACCAAGGTCCACCGCTCGGGCAAGCACGTCTGGGGAACCTGCACGTTCCACGAGTACACCGCCCGCTGCCCCAACCGGGCCGCCACCGTCCGGGCCCATAACTGGGTCGTGCTCGGGGCCTTGCTCGATGAGCCCGGTCGGCCCGCCTGGTTCCTGCCGGTCTCGGGACGGCTCTACTTCCGCAAGTCGCAACTGCCGGCCCGGTCGGGGTTCGTCGGGCCGAAGGTGGGCTTCCGCACGAAGTGCGAACTGGCCGTGGAACTGATCCGGGAGCAGGCCCGGATCACCGGCGGGCGGCACCTGGCCGTCTTCGACGGCGGCTACGCCCTGAAGAGCGTGATCCGGCCGCTGGTCACGCCCGAGGGCGACTCGCCCCGCATCGAGTTCCTGACCCGGCTGCGGCACGACGCCCGGCTGCACGCCCCGCCGCCGACCGGACGCCGCGAGGGGCAGCGGGGGCCGATGCCGAAGTGGGGCAAGAAGCTGGAGCCGCCCCGCCGGGGCGGCCGGTGGTCCGGGCCGTGGCACGAGGGGCACGCCCTGGTCTACGGCCGGCGGCGGCGGGTCCGCTGGAAGGAGGTCGTCGGCCGGTGGCGGGTGGCCGGCCATGGGGTGCCCATCAAGGCGGTCGTCGCCTGCGTCGAGGGGTACAAGAAGCGGTTCGCCCTGGTCACCTCGGCCGTGGAGTTGACCGGGCTTCAGATGGTCGAGTTGTTCGCCGCCCGCTTCCGGCAGGAGGACGGATTTCGAGACCTAAAGCAGCGGTTGGGATGGGAGCAGTGCCGGGCCTGGACGAGGAAGCCGATCGAGCGGACGAGCCAGGCCCAGTGGGTGACGATGAGCCTGCTGCGGCTGGCCCAGTTCCGGCTGGAGGCGGCCGGCGAGGTGGGCTGGTGGTTCCGGCCGCCGTGGAACCGCAAGAAGGACCGGCCGAGCGTGCTCGATGTCGAACGACTGCTGCGACGGCACGGCCCGGAAATCCGGCGGCTCCTGTCGGAATGGCTGGGAGAAGGGCGGGAGGACGGTTCGAGGCGGTCGTGCGGCGGGGTCGGCGGGGTCGGCGGGTAG
- a CDS encoding IS630 family transposase, whose translation MARPLAELVLSDDERQTLTTWASRPKSTLRRATRARIVPACAEGLENEAVAARPRVCSATVGTRRRRFVERRLEGLADEPRPGAPRTIADADVERVVTGTLETKPESATHWSTRGMAEAAGMSQTAVGRIWRSFGLKPHLRETSKLSTDPFFVAKVRDVVGLYMSPPERAIALCVDEKSQVQALGRTQPLLPMTPGQAGRPTHDYVRNGTTSLFAAPNVATGEVIGRCHRSRASAH comes from the coding sequence ATGGCGCGACCGCTGGCCGAGCTGGTCCTGAGCGACGACGAGCGGCAGACGTTGACGACCTGGGCGAGCCGCCCCAAGAGCACCCTGCGGCGCGCCACCCGCGCCCGCATCGTCCCGGCCTGCGCCGAGGGGCTGGAGAACGAGGCGGTCGCCGCCAGGCCCCGCGTCTGCTCGGCCACCGTTGGCACCCGGCGGCGGCGGTTCGTCGAGCGACGCCTGGAGGGGCTGGCCGACGAGCCCCGCCCCGGCGCGCCGCGCACGATCGCCGACGCCGACGTCGAGCGGGTCGTCACCGGGACGCTGGAGACCAAGCCCGAGTCGGCCACGCACTGGAGTACCCGCGGCATGGCCGAGGCCGCCGGCATGTCCCAGACGGCCGTCGGGCGGATCTGGCGCTCGTTCGGGCTGAAGCCGCACCTCCGCGAGACCTCCAAGCTCTCGACCGACCCGTTCTTCGTCGCGAAGGTCCGCGACGTCGTCGGGCTGTACATGAGCCCGCCGGAGCGGGCGATCGCCCTGTGCGTCGACGAGAAGAGCCAGGTCCAGGCCCTGGGCCGGACCCAGCCGCTGCTGCCGATGACGCCGGGGCAGGCCGGGCGGCCTACCCACGACTACGTCCGCAACGGGACCACATCGCTGTTCGCGGCCCCGAACGTGGCTACCGGCGAGGTGATCGGTCGGTGCCACCGGAGCAGGGCCAGCGCACACTAA
- a CDS encoding ISAs1 family transposase yields the protein MAGTRSKLDEIVASFAMLEDPRSHINRRHPLPSVLVIAVLAVLAGAAGPTAIARWAKLKEGLLMDLLDLPRGIPGKDVLRRILMTLKPAAFEAAFNAWIARLRDEAIATTGVDRPVVAIDGKTARRSRDAKEGLGPLHIVTAWAGEYGLALGQEVCGEKSNEITAIPELLRRIDVRGGVVTIDAMGAQKVIAEEVVRGKADYVLALKGNHEALHRAVIEHIDEQLEGDLKGAEELTTSERGHGREEHRTYLHLPAPAALPGRAEWKGLRSVGVVTSRRVKGGEESIEIRYYLSSLPVDAEQFARAVRGHWSVENACHWSLDVTFREDDSRVRQRVLGANITWLYRFTLSLLKQHPDRRQSLAMKRRGCGWSDTFLMEVIAALTC from the coding sequence ATGGCGGGCACCCGCAGCAAGCTCGACGAGATCGTGGCATCGTTCGCGATGCTGGAAGATCCCCGCTCCCACATCAACCGCCGGCATCCGCTGCCCAGCGTCCTGGTCATCGCTGTCTTGGCCGTCCTCGCCGGCGCCGCCGGGCCCACCGCCATCGCCCGCTGGGCGAAGCTCAAAGAGGGGCTCCTGATGGACCTCCTCGACCTGCCGCGCGGCATCCCCGGCAAGGATGTCCTCCGCCGCATCCTGATGACGCTCAAGCCCGCGGCCTTCGAGGCCGCCTTCAACGCCTGGATCGCCCGCCTCCGCGACGAGGCCATCGCCACGACCGGCGTCGATCGGCCGGTCGTCGCCATCGACGGCAAGACGGCCCGCCGCAGCCGCGACGCGAAGGAGGGCCTCGGCCCGCTGCACATCGTCACCGCCTGGGCCGGCGAGTACGGCCTGGCGCTGGGACAGGAGGTGTGCGGCGAGAAGTCGAACGAGATCACGGCCATCCCCGAGCTGCTGAGGCGGATCGACGTCCGCGGCGGGGTAGTGACGATCGACGCGATGGGGGCGCAGAAGGTGATCGCCGAGGAGGTAGTCCGCGGCAAGGCCGACTACGTGTTGGCCCTGAAGGGGAACCACGAGGCGCTGCATCGGGCGGTCATCGAGCACATCGACGAACAGCTGGAGGGGGATCTCAAGGGGGCCGAGGAGCTGACGACGAGCGAGCGCGGGCACGGTCGCGAGGAGCACCGGACCTACCTGCACCTGCCAGCGCCGGCGGCCCTGCCCGGCCGGGCGGAGTGGAAGGGGCTGAGGTCGGTCGGCGTCGTGACGTCGCGGCGGGTGAAGGGAGGCGAAGAGAGCATTGAGATTCGCTACTACCTCAGCAGCCTGCCGGTGGACGCGGAGCAGTTCGCCCGCGCGGTGCGGGGCCACTGGTCCGTGGAGAACGCGTGCCATTGGTCGCTCGACGTGACGTTCCGGGAGGATGACTCGCGGGTCCGCCAGCGGGTGCTGGGGGCGAACATCACCTGGCTGTATCGCTTCACATTGTCGCTCCTCAAGCAGCACCCCGACCGGCGACAGAGCCTGGCCATGAAGCGCCGCGGCTGCGGCTGGAGCGACACGTTTCTGATGGAAGTCATTGCTGCGTTAACATGTTAG
- a CDS encoding transposase, with product MRAGPGHRRHRAKGFLRFLDEVHARVPREPGVEVHLVLDHYATHETPAVERWFLRPPEYHPHFTPTSSSWLNPVERFFAEITETRIRRGVFRSVAALEAAIRGYLEHHNADPKPFVWAADAGLIPNRIKRVCKRTSDSGH from the coding sequence GTGCGCGCTGGCCCTGGCCACCGGAGGCACCGCGCGAAGGGGTTCCTGCGGTTCCTGGACGAGGTCCACGCCCGCGTCCCGCGCGAGCCGGGCGTGGAGGTCCACCTGGTGCTGGACCACTACGCGACCCACGAGACGCCGGCGGTGGAGCGATGGTTCCTGCGGCCCCCGGAGTACCACCCGCACTTCACTCCGACCAGCAGCTCTTGGCTGAACCCGGTCGAGCGGTTCTTCGCGGAGATCACCGAGACGCGGATCCGACGCGGCGTGTTCCGCAGCGTGGCGGCGTTGGAGGCGGCGATCCGAGGGTACCTGGAGCACCACAACGCGGACCCCAAGCCGTTCGTGTGGGCCGCAGACGCCGGCCTGATCCCCAACCGCATCAAGCGGGTTTGTAAACGGACTTCCGACTCGGGACACTAG
- a CDS encoding formylglycine-generating enzyme family protein: protein MNKLQVAEEAEFAGRQGIGTAMMGGNPSIHRGDSRLPVDQASWLDCQEFCERLCQGHGRAFRLPSEAEWEYACRAGTMTRYAFGDTLSPGQANFTPFTDRFGPTPEDEDALVREMESAVEAAGLFGGERARPTPVGSYPPNGWGIHDMHGNVDE, encoded by the coding sequence GTGAATAAGCTCCAGGTGGCGGAAGAGGCCGAATTTGCTGGGCGGCAGGGCATCGGGACCGCCATGATGGGGGGCAATCCATCGATTCACCGGGGGGACTCGCGCCTGCCGGTCGATCAGGCCAGTTGGCTCGACTGCCAGGAGTTCTGCGAGCGCCTCTGCCAGGGGCACGGCCGGGCCTTCCGGCTCCCCAGCGAGGCCGAGTGGGAGTATGCGTGCCGGGCGGGGACAATGACACGGTACGCCTTCGGGGACACGCTCTCGCCGGGCCAGGCCAACTTCACCCCCTTCACCGACCGGTTCGGCCCCACTCCCGAGGACGAGGACGCCCTCGTCCGGGAGATGGAGTCGGCGGTCGAGGCGGCGGGATTGTTCGGCGGGGAGCGTGCGAGGCCGACGCCGGTGGGCAGCTACCCCCCGAACGGCTGGGGCATCCATGACATGCACGGCAACGTGGACGAGTAG
- a CDS encoding nitrilase-related carbon-nitrogen hydrolase: protein MSRLCRSILLASTLLVPLAQPGRAADDPSYSRQEDVIYGRKHGTALTLDVFTPEEDTNGLGLVMVVSGGWFSAHEAIPLPLIEPLVGRGYTVFAVVHGSQPKFTIPEILQDMHRAVRFIRHHAEDYGIDPNRIGIYGGSAGGHLSLMQGVAGDEGDPDAKVPVDRESSRVQAVACLYPPTDFLNYGQPGENALGRGILEGFKAPFDFHELDPQQNKFVTITEEERVLEIGRDISPVNHVGPDDPPTLIVHGDADKLVPIQQAEVIVEKLQEAGVEARLVVKEGAAHGWPDVPKDVETFADWFDEHLRQSDDEGPGELTSASKADQPPRKVVVGTAIFGPYGDDPGLDERLEALGGLIDEMARRAEEKYPGEGLDLAILPETVVTSGRGPAHERAIPLDGPVRETFADLARTHRTYIIAPMDLAEEGPQGTTYANAAALFDRRGEVAGIYRKAHPVAVLGTDELEGGITPGDEYPVFDCDFGRLGIQICWDIQFDDGWEALAEQGAEVVAWPSASPATAQPASRAARNRYYVVSSTWREDATVFEPTGLVAAQVEGSEGVLVHQIDLSYAILGWSAPLRNGRAFTEEYGDRVGYHYEPREDLGLFWSNDPQTPIGEMVRALGLEEHDAQVERNRRLQDAARGGPVARP from the coding sequence ATGAGTCGCCTCTGCCGATCGATCCTGCTCGCCTCGACCTTGCTCGTACCCCTTGCCCAGCCGGGCCGGGCTGCTGACGATCCGTCCTACTCCCGCCAGGAGGACGTGATCTACGGGCGCAAGCACGGCACCGCCCTGACCCTGGACGTGTTCACCCCCGAGGAGGACACCAACGGTCTCGGCCTCGTCATGGTCGTCAGCGGCGGCTGGTTCTCGGCACACGAGGCGATCCCCTTGCCCCTGATCGAGCCGCTGGTCGGTCGGGGCTACACGGTCTTCGCCGTCGTCCACGGCAGCCAGCCGAAGTTCACCATCCCCGAAATCCTCCAGGATATGCACCGCGCCGTCCGCTTCATCCGCCACCACGCCGAGGACTACGGCATCGACCCGAATCGCATCGGCATCTACGGCGGCTCGGCGGGCGGCCACCTGTCGCTGATGCAAGGCGTGGCCGGGGACGAGGGCGATCCGGACGCGAAGGTCCCGGTGGACCGGGAGTCGAGCCGGGTGCAGGCCGTGGCCTGCCTCTACCCGCCCACCGACTTCCTCAACTACGGCCAGCCAGGCGAGAACGCCCTGGGCCGGGGCATCCTGGAGGGCTTCAAGGCGCCGTTCGACTTCCACGAACTGGACCCGCAGCAGAACAAGTTCGTGACGATCACCGAGGAGGAGCGGGTCCTGGAGATCGGCAGGGACATCTCACCGGTCAATCACGTCGGCCCGGACGACCCGCCGACGCTGATCGTCCACGGCGATGCCGACAAGCTGGTCCCCATCCAGCAGGCCGAGGTGATCGTCGAGAAGCTCCAGGAGGCCGGCGTCGAGGCCAGGCTGGTGGTCAAGGAGGGGGCCGCCCATGGCTGGCCCGACGTGCCGAAGGACGTGGAGACCTTCGCCGACTGGTTCGACGAGCATCTGAGGCAGTCGGACGACGAGGGGCCGGGCGAGTTAACATCGGCATCCAAGGCCGACCAGCCGCCCCGCAAGGTGGTCGTCGGCACGGCCATCTTCGGCCCCTACGGCGACGATCCGGGCCTCGACGAGCGGCTGGAGGCCCTGGGTGGCCTGATCGACGAGATGGCCCGCCGGGCTGAGGAAAAGTATCCGGGCGAGGGGCTCGACCTGGCGATCCTGCCCGAGACGGTCGTCACTTCCGGCCGGGGCCCGGCCCACGAGCGGGCCATCCCCCTCGACGGCCCGGTCCGGGAGACCTTCGCCGACCTGGCCCGCACACACCGGACCTACATCATCGCCCCGATGGACCTCGCCGAGGAGGGGCCGCAGGGAACCACCTACGCCAACGCCGCCGCCCTCTTCGACCGCCGGGGCGAGGTGGCCGGCATCTACCGCAAGGCCCATCCGGTGGCCGTGCTCGGCACCGACGAACTGGAGGGCGGCATCACGCCGGGCGACGAGTACCCGGTGTTCGACTGCGACTTCGGCCGGCTGGGCATCCAGATTTGCTGGGACATCCAGTTCGACGACGGCTGGGAGGCCCTGGCCGAGCAGGGTGCCGAGGTCGTCGCCTGGCCCAGCGCCAGCCCGGCGACCGCCCAGCCGGCCTCCAGAGCCGCCCGGAACCGCTACTACGTCGTGTCGAGCACCTGGCGGGAGGACGCCACGGTCTTCGAGCCGACCGGCCTGGTCGCCGCCCAGGTCGAGGGCTCGGAGGGGGTCCTCGTCCACCAGATCGACCTGAGCTACGCCATCCTGGGCTGGTCGGCCCCGCTCCGAAACGGCAGGGCGTTCACAGAGGAGTATGGGGATCGGGTCGGCTACCACTACGAGCCGAGGGAGGACCTGGGGCTGTTCTGGTCGAACGACCCGCAGACGCCGATCGGGGAGATGGTCCGGGCTCTGGGCCTTGAGGAGCATGACGCCCAGGTGGAGCGGAACCGCCGGTTGCAGGACGCCGCTCGGGGCGGGCCGGTGGCTCGTCCCTGA
- a CDS encoding glycoside hydrolase family 16 protein: MIGVQFGLVFLMASLAAPVVVSADESPGPLPPGTRLALDEHWASGEIDPGRWYVLRKRWGEGNHGVVPENVRIEADTVEGRAQNVLVCEAHGDAYDGPVLGHGGNTARVGGVIVSKPFFASGRFEVVMKIGSSESSEGGPVDPGRPRGSVPAIWTYGDRFVEVGLDRKEDFAPGVPLYNPLMERYGDGSVEYWSELDFPEFGKGGTFDRAMYNTFCQNRHDSRTFEVGPVADGAYHTYTTEWRTTLEPLPGVTDAQVVEHLGYWWVRDESIPFDRYLGNPLKRLGRDRYALYRGERAEHWIDGRKVGENDRFVPAMGAQLNLGVWLPGWAGPAPWETTTVSFASVRVWQYDDPGDVRGVLVEDITDNFDEQGHPLR; this comes from the coding sequence ATGATTGGCGTGCAGTTCGGCCTCGTCTTCCTCATGGCGTCCCTGGCGGCTCCTGTCGTCGTATCGGCCGACGAGTCGCCCGGCCCGCTCCCTCCGGGGACACGACTGGCCCTCGACGAGCACTGGGCCTCCGGGGAGATCGACCCCGGGCGTTGGTATGTGCTCCGGAAGAGATGGGGCGAGGGCAACCACGGGGTCGTCCCGGAGAACGTCCGCATCGAGGCCGACACGGTGGAGGGCCGGGCGCAGAACGTCCTCGTCTGCGAGGCCCACGGCGATGCCTACGACGGCCCAGTCCTCGGCCACGGCGGCAACACGGCCAGGGTCGGTGGCGTCATCGTCTCGAAGCCGTTCTTTGCCTCGGGCCGCTTCGAGGTCGTCATGAAGATCGGGTCGTCGGAGTCATCCGAGGGAGGCCCGGTGGACCCGGGGCGCCCTCGGGGCAGCGTTCCGGCGATCTGGACCTACGGCGATCGCTTCGTCGAGGTCGGGCTTGACCGCAAGGAGGACTTCGCGCCCGGGGTGCCGCTCTACAACCCCCTGATGGAGCGATACGGCGACGGGTCGGTCGAATACTGGTCGGAGTTGGACTTCCCCGAGTTCGGCAAGGGCGGCACCTTCGACCGGGCCATGTACAACACCTTCTGCCAGAACCGGCACGACTCCCGGACGTTCGAGGTCGGCCCCGTCGCCGACGGCGCCTATCACACCTACACGACGGAATGGCGCACAACGCTGGAGCCTCTGCCCGGGGTGACCGACGCCCAGGTCGTCGAGCACCTGGGCTATTGGTGGGTCCGGGACGAATCCATCCCGTTCGACCGCTACCTGGGCAACCCGCTGAAGCGGCTGGGCCGGGACCGCTACGCCCTCTACCGGGGCGAGCGAGCCGAGCACTGGATCGACGGCCGCAAGGTCGGGGAGAACGATCGGTTCGTCCCGGCGATGGGGGCCCAGTTGAACCTGGGCGTCTGGCTGCCCGGGTGGGCGGGTCCGGCCCCATGGGAGACGACGACGGTCTCGTTCGCCTCGGTGCGGGTCTGGCAATACGACGACCCCGGCGACGTGCGGGGGGTGCTGGTCGAGGACATCACCGATAACTTCGACGAGCAGGGGCATCCGCTGAGATGA